In one window of Chryseobacterium sp. JV274 DNA:
- a CDS encoding dihydrofolate reductase family protein: protein MKVTIIANISANGKVLLSDHPHHQLPPEAMEFYLEFAKKVGNLVIGFKTFENFLTFPQEVKEHFNGIEIVILSEKPYATKGYKTVKSPEEAIEYMSEKGLHEMAVGGGTGAFNAFIDKDLVTDIYFNIHPLITGVGGVLGNSSELNSKFKHTEYNLKDGFIQLHLTKED from the coding sequence ATGAAAGTAACAATAATTGCAAACATTTCAGCTAATGGTAAAGTATTATTATCCGATCATCCACATCATCAGCTGCCACCAGAAGCAATGGAGTTTTATTTAGAATTCGCAAAAAAAGTGGGAAACCTTGTCATAGGCTTTAAAACCTTTGAAAATTTTTTAACCTTTCCACAGGAAGTCAAAGAACATTTCAACGGAATAGAAATCGTAATACTCTCTGAAAAACCTTACGCAACAAAAGGCTACAAGACTGTTAAAAGTCCCGAAGAAGCTATTGAATATATGTCAGAAAAAGGCTTGCACGAAATGGCAGTTGGCGGTGGAACAGGGGCTTTTAATGCTTTTATAGACAAAGATCTGGTAACGGACATTTATTTTAATATCCATCCGTTAATCACAGGAGTTGGCGGTGTTTTAGGAAACAGCAGTGAACTGAACTCAAAATTTAAACATACAGAATATAACCTTAAAGACGGTTTCATTCAACTGCATCTAACCAAAGAAGACTGA
- a CDS encoding CitMHS family transporter: MLTFLGFLMIFIFMILIMNKKMTPLTALVLVPVLIAVVAGFGPDLGKMMKEGVKEIALTGVMLIFAILYFSLMIDTGLFEPLVNAILKAVGDNPVKTTIGTALLTTLVSLDGDGSSTYIIVVAALLPLYKKQGMNPLVLTCIIMLAGGIMNILPWGGPTARVMSSLKLGHTEIFVPMIPVMLVGLVWVFFVAYILGVREKKRISKHGKYTKYSGQDIAGENDPALRRPKLIIINLILTIILLCVMILDIIPLGIAFMIAFCIASLINYPKLKDQQKIISKHAGNALSVAGMIFGAGIFTGILNGTGIMNAMGNSIISIIPKTWGGYLNVITAIFSVPLTFFLTNDAYYFGILPVITATGSQLNIPPDILGRASLVGQASHLLSPLVPSTYLLVSLAGVEFSDHLKFTLKWAIGSSIVMLLSALVLGII, from the coding sequence ATGCTTACATTTCTTGGTTTTTTAATGATTTTCATCTTCATGATTCTCATCATGAACAAAAAGATGACTCCGCTTACCGCTTTGGTACTTGTACCTGTACTTATCGCTGTAGTTGCAGGTTTCGGGCCTGATCTAGGGAAAATGATGAAAGAAGGAGTAAAAGAAATAGCACTTACGGGGGTTATGCTGATTTTTGCCATCCTGTATTTCAGTCTGATGATTGATACAGGACTTTTTGAACCTCTTGTGAATGCCATATTAAAAGCTGTAGGAGATAATCCTGTAAAAACAACCATCGGAACTGCCCTTCTCACCACTTTAGTTTCTTTAGACGGCGATGGTTCTTCCACTTACATTATTGTAGTGGCTGCATTACTCCCGCTTTATAAAAAACAGGGAATGAACCCTTTGGTTCTGACCTGTATTATCATGTTAGCTGGCGGCATTATGAATATTTTACCATGGGGAGGGCCTACGGCAAGAGTAATGAGTTCTCTTAAATTGGGGCATACAGAAATATTTGTTCCTATGATTCCGGTAATGCTGGTCGGACTGGTCTGGGTATTCTTTGTTGCTTATATTTTAGGAGTACGGGAGAAAAAAAGAATAAGCAAGCACGGAAAATATACAAAATACAGCGGACAGGATATTGCTGGCGAGAATGATCCTGCATTAAGACGTCCCAAGCTTATTATTATCAATCTTATCCTGACCATCATCCTTCTTTGCGTGATGATTCTTGATATTATTCCTTTGGGAATTGCTTTTATGATCGCCTTCTGTATCGCTTCTTTGATTAATTACCCGAAGCTGAAAGACCAGCAGAAAATCATTTCAAAACATGCAGGAAATGCATTATCTGTAGCGGGAATGATCTTCGGAGCAGGAATTTTCACAGGAATCTTAAATGGTACCGGAATTATGAATGCTATGGGAAACAGTATTATCAGTATCATTCCTAAAACATGGGGCGGCTATCTGAACGTAATCACGGCTATATTCAGTGTACCGCTTACCTTTTTCCTGACCAATGATGCTTATTATTTTGGAATATTACCTGTAATTACAGCTACCGGCAGCCAGTTGAATATTCCTCCTGATATTTTGGGACGCGCCAGTCTTGTGGGCCAGGCCTCTCATTTATTAAGCCCTTTGGTTCCTTCCACTTATCTACTCGTTTCACTGGCAGGTGTTGAATTCTCCGATCACCTGAAATTCACTTTAAAATGGGCCATAGGATCATCAATTGTAATGTTGCTGAGTGCATTGGTTCTTGGTATTATATAA
- a CDS encoding tetratricopeptide repeat protein: MTKKIILGILFSTSISSKIGAQDFLQKLDKEFCICLSNKTNYTDEVFTTCSYEVMSKLQKDLENYHKNTANKSKDDFMKDLMIRLINNCDPFFIHMSDLKKAGMDKFKNDYKEISIDSLKNKFTNTKLLADYWEMANWYFANNKTEEAERMYKEILKNEHDQMEATYMLGLLYDELGKYQEAKILYDKVYKNTGNIQYRLYSEMDLKRIK, translated from the coding sequence ATGACAAAAAAAATAATATTAGGAATATTGTTCTCCACTTCAATATCTTCTAAAATTGGAGCTCAGGATTTTTTACAGAAACTTGACAAGGAGTTTTGTATTTGTTTATCAAATAAAACAAATTATACTGATGAAGTATTTACAACTTGTTCATATGAAGTAATGTCAAAGCTTCAGAAAGATCTTGAAAACTATCATAAAAACACGGCTAATAAAAGTAAAGATGATTTTATGAAAGATCTTATGATCAGGTTAATAAATAATTGTGATCCTTTCTTTATTCATATGTCTGATTTAAAGAAAGCAGGAATGGACAAGTTTAAAAATGATTATAAAGAAATAAGTATTGATTCTCTAAAAAATAAGTTTACTAACACAAAGCTTTTGGCTGATTATTGGGAAATGGCAAATTGGTATTTTGCCAATAACAAAACTGAAGAAGCGGAAAGGATGTATAAAGAAATTCTAAAAAATGAACACGACCAAATGGAAGCTACTTATATGTTAGGGTTACTTTATGATGAATTAGGTAAATATCAAGAAGCAAAAATTTTATACGACAAAGTCTATAAAAACACAGGAAACATACAGTATAGATTATATTCAGAAATGGATTTGAAAAGAATAAAATAG
- a CDS encoding cation:dicarboxylate symporter family transporter, protein MMKPFKQKTFTDSYLRNLTLYVFTAIICGALTGYYFPEVSKHLETVSNYFFMLLEVLIIPVIFIAVTYGVSYIFSTKNALKIVSQMVIYFLIITSISILLGIGSGLLLKPGADTGIIISSHKALPERFLAKTTNPLHISNYVLFLLISISAGVLLGLSKKKDNILKGLDAGRNLFFKLIKYVYIFLPIVIFCNIAYGISVYGINTLLPLSKIVATVYLTSVFFIFGILGVITAYFKINLWDFLISIKEEIILVVATSSSKTAFPVIFDKMESQGYDRKILRLIIPLGYNFNLAGACIYLSISCIFLIQFYNIQLTLKDYFWLFITISIASKTASGVPGSGFLALMFTLSRFGKIPTTDLALLYSVDRFMNEARSVTNFIGITVSAAIISKLNQNTISLKNDVS, encoded by the coding sequence ATGATGAAACCTTTTAAGCAAAAAACATTTACGGACTCCTATTTAAGAAACCTTACCCTTTATGTGTTCACGGCTATTATCTGTGGAGCATTAACAGGGTATTATTTTCCGGAAGTCAGTAAACATCTGGAAACGGTAAGCAATTACTTTTTCATGCTTCTTGAGGTTTTGATTATTCCGGTTATTTTCATTGCAGTAACGTATGGGGTAAGCTATATTTTCAGTACTAAAAATGCTTTAAAGATTGTAAGCCAAATGGTGATCTATTTCTTAATCATCACTTCCATCAGTATTTTATTGGGGATAGGTTCCGGACTTCTTTTAAAACCGGGAGCCGATACGGGAATTATTATTTCTTCCCACAAAGCACTTCCCGAAAGGTTTTTAGCAAAGACTACAAACCCTCTGCACATCAGCAATTATGTACTTTTTCTTTTAATATCAATATCTGCAGGAGTACTGCTTGGCCTTTCAAAGAAAAAGGATAACATTCTTAAAGGTTTAGACGCCGGAAGAAATTTATTTTTTAAACTCATCAAATATGTTTATATATTTCTTCCGATAGTCATTTTCTGTAATATTGCTTATGGCATTTCAGTATATGGAATTAATACTCTGTTGCCATTAAGTAAAATTGTTGCTACAGTATACCTTACGAGTGTATTTTTTATTTTCGGGATATTGGGCGTTATCACAGCTTACTTTAAAATTAACCTTTGGGATTTTCTGATCAGCATCAAAGAAGAAATTATTCTTGTGGTAGCTACCTCTTCTTCAAAAACAGCATTCCCGGTGATTTTTGATAAAATGGAATCACAGGGGTATGACCGGAAAATTCTTCGTCTTATCATTCCTCTCGGATACAATTTTAATCTGGCGGGAGCTTGCATCTACCTTTCAATTTCATGTATATTTCTTATCCAGTTTTATAATATTCAACTTACCTTAAAAGATTATTTCTGGCTTTTCATAACCATTTCAATTGCTTCTAAAACTGCTTCGGGAGTACCCGGATCAGGCTTCCTTGCCCTGATGTTTACCTTAAGCCGGTTTGGGAAAATCCCTACTACAGATCTTGCCCTTTTATACAGTGTAGACCGCTTTATGAATGAAGCCAGATCTGTTACTAATTTCATAGGCATTACCGTTTCTGCTGCCATTATTTCAAAACTTAACCAAAATACTATTTCTTTAAAAAATGATGTTTCCTGA
- a CDS encoding ADP-ribosyltransferase has translation MDRALLKYVSESLPAELREIITSKRAEYEKGLTIHEKAIIYHYTDSGYESLNERLRNGQNINDFGLFLNYSLDKLPDYKDLCYCTIRCSRRNLEKYYSALSNNGIIIEKSFLSCSKSRLLALYFSDSPLFIILSKRGKDIEKIAKFGVDSGQNEREIIFKSGSRFKVLEIKEAENKITITLEEI, from the coding sequence ATGGATAGGGCTCTTCTTAAATATGTTAGCGAAAGTTTACCTGCAGAATTGAGAGAAATCATAACATCAAAGCGTGCAGAATATGAGAAAGGGTTAACTATCCATGAGAAAGCCATTATTTATCACTATACAGATTCCGGATACGAATCCTTAAATGAACGATTAAGAAACGGACAGAATATAAATGATTTTGGGCTTTTTTTAAATTATAGTTTAGATAAATTACCAGATTACAAAGATCTTTGTTATTGTACCATTCGGTGTTCAAGAAGAAATCTTGAAAAATATTATTCAGCGCTCAGTAACAATGGCATTATTATTGAAAAATCATTTTTATCTTGCAGTAAATCAAGACTATTAGCACTTTATTTCAGTGACAGCCCCTTATTCATAATTTTATCAAAAAGAGGAAAAGATATTGAAAAAATCGCTAAATTTGGAGTAGATAGTGGACAAAACGAAAGAGAAATTATATTTAAGTCTGGTTCAAGATTTAAAGTATTAGAAATTAAAGAAGCAGAAAACAAAATTACGATAACATTAGAAGAGATATAA
- a CDS encoding kelch repeat-containing protein has protein sequence MKTTLLFLSFLGSLLAHAQTLQFKNLANMSVGRGAATSVIVDDNIYVSNGYQDKGGNANYIEKYNITDNKWSVLNPTLLSKKFANSETYNNKIYIFNGWGNSHLEIVDLETNKVTKGAVNRSYTGNAGSAIHNGKIYVFGGSGLNGVATTVFSNRFQYYDIASDTWHPLPDMPTAREARGKIVNDKLYVIGGFNGTSSRLINVYDLNTDRWTDQFTMPAGISGHSLAVSGNKIFIAGGYNNQTFLAYFDTTTNKFHQLSSNMIPRRHAALEVYNNKLYIIGGSTTSVTKSAIKSIQVADISDSTLANTTTDNRIMETKVYTNASKDGFIISNKNNSNQFEFTVYSTDGKVVSRGFAYYNRNIDLSRVQRGTYIFSFKDEKGVLQQIRVFR, from the coding sequence TTGAAAACAACATTATTATTCCTTTCATTTTTGGGCTCACTGCTAGCCCATGCACAAACGCTTCAATTTAAAAATCTCGCCAATATGTCTGTAGGCAGAGGGGCTGCAACCAGTGTAATTGTGGATGATAATATCTATGTGAGCAATGGATATCAGGACAAGGGTGGCAATGCCAATTATATTGAGAAATATAATATTACGGATAACAAATGGAGTGTTCTCAATCCCACTCTGCTTTCCAAAAAATTTGCTAATTCTGAGACTTACAATAATAAAATTTATATTTTTAACGGTTGGGGAAACAGCCATCTTGAAATTGTAGACCTTGAAACCAATAAAGTAACGAAGGGCGCTGTTAATCGTTCCTATACCGGAAATGCAGGTTCTGCCATCCATAACGGCAAAATATATGTGTTTGGCGGCAGCGGACTGAATGGAGTGGCAACTACCGTCTTTTCTAATAGATTCCAGTATTATGACATTGCTTCAGATACATGGCATCCGTTACCCGATATGCCCACAGCCAGAGAAGCAAGGGGCAAAATTGTGAATGACAAGCTTTATGTCATTGGGGGTTTTAACGGTACCTCATCCCGACTGATCAATGTTTACGACCTCAACACTGATCGCTGGACCGATCAATTTACGATGCCCGCCGGGATATCCGGACATTCATTAGCGGTATCCGGTAATAAGATTTTTATTGCAGGTGGTTATAATAATCAAACTTTTCTCGCCTATTTTGATACTACAACCAATAAATTCCATCAGCTATCATCCAATATGATTCCCAGAAGACATGCTGCATTGGAAGTATACAACAATAAACTATACATCATCGGCGGAAGTACAACTTCTGTAACCAAATCAGCTATTAAAAGCATACAGGTTGCAGATATCAGCGACAGTACACTTGCTAATACAACCACTGACAACCGTATAATGGAAACAAAAGTTTATACCAATGCATCTAAAGACGGTTTTATCATCAGCAACAAAAATAACAGCAATCAGTTTGAATTTACCGTTTACTCCACAGATGGAAAGGTGGTCAGCAGGGGTTTCGCCTATTATAACAGAAATATAGATTTATCAAGAGTACAGCGCGGAACTTATATTTTTAGTTTTAAAGATGAGAAAGGGGTTTTACAGCAGATTAGAGTATTCAGATAA
- the groES gene encoding co-chaperone GroES: MSVNFKPLADRVLVEPIAAETKTASGIIIPDTAKEKPQEGTVVAVGPGKKDEPTTVQVGDKVLYGKYSGAELKLEGKDYLIVREADLLGIIG, encoded by the coding sequence ATGTCAGTAAACTTTAAACCATTAGCAGACAGAGTTCTAGTAGAACCTATCGCTGCAGAAACTAAAACAGCTTCAGGTATTATTATCCCGGACACTGCAAAGGAAAAGCCGCAAGAAGGTACTGTAGTGGCAGTAGGTCCTGGTAAAAAAGATGAGCCAACAACTGTTCAGGTAGGTGACAAAGTTCTTTATGGAAAATATTCAGGTGCTGAATTGAAGTTGGAAGGTAAAGATTACTTAATCGTAAGAGAAGCTGATTTATTAGGAATTATTGGCTAA
- a CDS encoding four helix bundle protein, with amino-acid sequence MRDFKKFEVWQLSHQLTLKIYTSTRSFPKEEIFGLTSQIRRSFASIGYNISEGSGRNSDKEFANFINIALGSSNEAENQLILAKDLGYIHENEYQDTLEELTILKKKLVTLWNRLNGN; translated from the coding sequence ATGAGAGATTTTAAAAAATTTGAGGTGTGGCAATTAAGTCATCAGTTGACTTTAAAAATCTATACTTCAACCAGAAGTTTTCCAAAAGAGGAAATTTTTGGACTTACCTCTCAAATCAGAAGATCATTTGCCTCTATAGGATATAATATTTCTGAAGGAAGCGGTAGAAATTCGGATAAAGAATTTGCCAATTTCATCAATATTGCATTAGGATCCTCTAATGAAGCCGAAAACCAATTAATTCTTGCTAAAGATTTAGGATACATTCATGAAAATGAGTATCAAGATACTTTAGAGGAACTAACAATACTAAAAAAGAAGCTTGTCACCCTATGGAACAGGCTCAATGGAAATTAA
- a CDS encoding SLATT domain-containing protein, whose amino-acid sequence MQQRSYRDYLNKTFLEELNYKIWVTKGCRFNASSRLIRTGKLSNLAINMISVYLTIAGLLTVYNINSKIIDDKLLAYLVTSLSILALVFGQIESSKDYTLKSKEFHNCSLELSEIYNKLRIFKTLEENPTQERKTQFTEEISSSYQKVLEKYDNHLQIDNNIFKTKTARYHELNYWQVIKYKSEYYLHSYFLYHFLIIVPAVLIILLIIYRK is encoded by the coding sequence ATGCAACAGAGAAGCTATAGAGACTATTTAAATAAAACATTCCTGGAAGAATTAAATTATAAAATTTGGGTTACTAAAGGCTGTAGGTTTAATGCAAGCTCAAGACTCATAAGAACTGGAAAATTATCAAACCTAGCAATAAATATGATTTCTGTTTATTTAACAATAGCAGGTTTACTTACTGTCTACAATATAAATTCTAAAATTATTGATGATAAGTTATTAGCATATTTAGTAACTAGTTTGTCAATTCTTGCCCTAGTATTTGGTCAAATAGAAAGCTCAAAAGACTACACACTTAAATCTAAAGAATTTCATAACTGCAGTCTTGAGTTATCTGAAATTTACAACAAGCTTAGAATTTTTAAAACTCTTGAGGAAAACCCCACTCAGGAAAGAAAGACTCAATTTACTGAAGAAATATCTAGTTCCTATCAAAAAGTACTTGAGAAATATGACAATCACTTACAAATAGACAATAATATTTTTAAAACAAAAACAGCAAGATATCACGAATTGAATTATTGGCAAGTAATAAAATATAAATCTGAATACTATTTGCATTCATATTTTCTTTATCATTTTTTAATTATTGTACCTGCAGTACTTATTATATTGTTAATAATCTATCGCAAATAA
- a CDS encoding helix-turn-helix domain-containing protein → MQNKKIHQGRNIKRFREMLCIKQEALAFDLGEDWNQKKISLLEQKETIEDPLLQKISEVLKIPVEAFQNFDEEQAINIISNTFDNCQQPASIFYNSTINPVDQLIKVHEEKIALYERMLKEKDEMMARLEQLIQK, encoded by the coding sequence ATGCAAAACAAAAAAATACATCAGGGGAGAAATATCAAGCGTTTTCGTGAGATGTTGTGCATCAAGCAGGAAGCTTTGGCTTTTGATCTTGGTGAAGACTGGAACCAGAAGAAGATTTCGCTTTTGGAGCAGAAAGAAACTATTGAAGATCCTTTATTGCAAAAGATTTCTGAAGTATTGAAAATTCCTGTAGAAGCTTTTCAGAATTTCGATGAAGAACAGGCAATCAATATTATTTCTAACACTTTCGATAACTGCCAGCAACCAGCTTCTATTTTCTATAATTCTACAATTAATCCTGTAGATCAATTAATTAAAGTGCACGAAGAAAAAATTGCGCTGTACGAAAGAATGCTGAAAGAAAAAGATGAGATGATGGCCAGACTGGAGCAGTTGATTCAGAAATAA
- the groL gene encoding chaperonin GroEL (60 kDa chaperone family; promotes refolding of misfolded polypeptides especially under stressful conditions; forms two stacked rings of heptamers to form a barrel-shaped 14mer; ends can be capped by GroES; misfolded proteins enter the barrel where they are refolded when GroES binds) gives MAKEIKFDIESRDALKRGVDALANAVKVTLGPKGRNVVIEKSFGAPHVTKDGVSVAKEIELEDRVENMGAQMVKEVASKTNDIAGDGTTTATVLAQAIVREGLKNVAAGANPMDLKRGIDKAVTAVVENLKTQSQTVGDSTEMVKQVASVSANNDETIGALIAEAFGKVGKEGVITVEEAKGIDTTVDVVEGMQFDRGYQSPYFVTNPEKMLAELENPYILLVEKKISSMKELLPVLEPIAQGGKSLLIISEEVEGEALATLVVNKLRGSLKIAAVKAPGFGDRRKAMLEDIAILTGGQVISEEQGFTMENISLDMLGTAEKVTIDKDNTTVVNGGGDEAKIKGRVAQIKAQMETSTSDYDKEKLQERLAKLAGGVAVLYVGAASEVEMKEKKDRVDDALHATRAAVEEGIVAGGGVALVRAISALENLTGINSDETTGIKIVKRAIEEPLRQIVANAGGEGSVIVAKVAEGTGDFGYNAKTDEYVHMLEAGIIDPTKVTRVALENAASVSGMLLTTECVITEVKSAEPAMPMGGGMPGMM, from the coding sequence ATGGCAAAAGAAATAAAATTCGATATTGAATCAAGAGACGCTTTAAAGAGAGGTGTAGATGCATTGGCTAATGCAGTAAAGGTAACTTTAGGTCCTAAAGGAAGAAACGTAGTTATCGAAAAATCTTTCGGTGCTCCGCACGTAACTAAGGATGGTGTGTCTGTTGCAAAAGAAATCGAACTTGAAGACAGAGTAGAAAATATGGGAGCGCAAATGGTAAAAGAAGTAGCTTCCAAAACTAATGATATCGCAGGAGACGGTACTACTACCGCTACTGTATTGGCACAGGCTATCGTAAGAGAAGGTCTTAAGAACGTAGCTGCAGGTGCTAACCCAATGGATCTTAAAAGAGGAATCGACAAAGCAGTAACTGCAGTTGTTGAAAACTTAAAAACTCAGTCTCAGACTGTTGGAGATTCTACAGAAATGGTAAAACAAGTTGCTTCTGTATCTGCTAACAACGACGAAACTATCGGTGCTTTGATCGCTGAAGCTTTCGGAAAAGTTGGAAAAGAAGGAGTAATCACTGTAGAAGAAGCTAAAGGTATCGATACAACGGTAGACGTTGTAGAAGGTATGCAGTTCGACAGAGGATACCAGTCACCTTACTTCGTGACTAACCCTGAGAAAATGTTAGCTGAACTAGAAAACCCATACATCCTTTTAGTAGAGAAGAAAATCTCTTCAATGAAAGAATTACTTCCAGTTCTTGAGCCAATTGCACAAGGTGGTAAGTCTCTATTGATCATTTCTGAAGAAGTTGAAGGTGAAGCTTTAGCTACTTTGGTAGTAAACAAACTAAGAGGTTCTCTTAAAATTGCTGCTGTAAAAGCTCCAGGATTTGGGGACAGAAGAAAAGCAATGTTAGAAGATATCGCAATCCTTACAGGTGGACAGGTGATTTCTGAAGAGCAAGGTTTCACTATGGAAAACATCTCTTTAGATATGCTTGGAACTGCTGAGAAAGTAACAATCGACAAAGACAACACTACAGTTGTAAACGGTGGTGGTGACGAAGCGAAAATCAAAGGAAGAGTAGCTCAGATCAAAGCTCAGATGGAAACTTCTACTTCTGATTATGATAAAGAAAAACTTCAGGAAAGACTGGCTAAGTTAGCTGGTGGTGTTGCTGTACTTTATGTAGGAGCAGCTTCTGAAGTTGAAATGAAAGAGAAAAAAGACAGAGTAGATGATGCATTACACGCTACAAGAGCGGCTGTAGAAGAAGGTATCGTTGCAGGAGGTGGTGTTGCTTTAGTAAGAGCAATCTCAGCTTTGGAAAACCTTACAGGAATCAATTCTGATGAAACTACAGGGATCAAAATCGTGAAAAGAGCAATCGAAGAGCCATTAAGACAAATCGTTGCTAACGCAGGTGGTGAAGGTTCTGTAATTGTTGCTAAAGTAGCAGAAGGAACAGGAGACTTCGGATACAATGCGAAAACTGACGAGTATGTTCACATGCTTGAAGCAGGTATCATTGACCCAACTAAAGTAACAAGAGTTGCCCTTGAAAATGCAGCTTCTGTATCTGGAATGCTTCTTACCACTGAATGTGTAATCACTGAAGTAAAGAGCGCTGAACCAGCTATGCCAATGGGTGGTGGAATGCCAGGAATGATGTAG
- a CDS encoding winged helix-turn-helix transcriptional regulator, whose protein sequence is MSTKKNDISKEKILALKDAIELLSGKWKFCILHNLYHYETMRFKDLKETALGISPKVLSKELQELEDNLLITRTVNNTKPVTVSYALTTHAKETEDVVNALINFGLKHRKKIKEK, encoded by the coding sequence ATGAGTACCAAAAAAAATGACATCAGTAAAGAAAAAATATTGGCTCTTAAAGATGCCATTGAATTATTAAGCGGCAAATGGAAATTCTGTATTCTGCATAATTTGTATCATTACGAAACCATGCGGTTCAAAGATCTGAAGGAAACAGCTCTGGGAATAAGTCCAAAAGTTCTGTCCAAAGAGCTGCAGGAACTGGAAGATAATTTACTGATCACCCGAACGGTTAATAACACCAAACCTGTTACCGTTTCGTATGCGCTTACCACACATGCCAAAGAAACTGAAGATGTTGTCAATGCCTTAATTAATTTTGGTTTGAAGCATAGAAAGAAGATAAAGGAGAAGTGA
- a CDS encoding TerC family protein, with translation MMFPDFTQLLNDILQNPAKSIAIIGNLILIESLLSVDNAAVLATIVMDLPEHQRKRALKYGILGAYVFRGLALIFASVLISVWWLKPLGGVYLLYISFDWLIKKIKNTNDEENPEENPDKESSWLYKNSIGLFGQFWATVAIVEVMDLAFSIDNVFAAVAFSDNLLLITLGVFIGILAMRFIAQWFVRLMQIFPFLETAAFIVIAILGVKLSLSLYEHFSPATAFARFLASHTMEILVSAITVLLFVVPVATSYLFRFPVRKK, from the coding sequence ATGATGTTTCCTGATTTTACACAACTATTAAATGACATATTACAAAACCCTGCAAAATCTATCGCCATTATCGGCAATCTTATCCTTATTGAAAGTCTGCTTTCCGTAGACAATGCCGCTGTGTTGGCAACCATCGTAATGGATCTTCCGGAGCATCAAAGAAAGAGAGCTTTAAAATACGGCATTCTTGGAGCTTACGTATTTCGCGGACTGGCTCTTATTTTTGCATCCGTCCTGATTTCCGTATGGTGGCTGAAACCACTGGGAGGAGTATACCTGCTCTATATTTCTTTTGACTGGTTGATCAAAAAAATAAAAAACACAAATGATGAAGAAAATCCAGAGGAAAATCCTGATAAAGAATCCAGCTGGCTGTATAAAAATTCAATCGGGCTGTTTGGACAGTTCTGGGCAACCGTTGCTATTGTAGAAGTAATGGATCTTGCTTTTTCTATTGATAATGTTTTTGCTGCCGTAGCCTTTTCAGACAATTTACTTTTAATTACCCTTGGCGTCTTTATAGGAATTTTAGCGATGAGATTTATTGCACAGTGGTTTGTCCGTCTGATGCAGATATTCCCTTTTCTGGAAACAGCAGCGTTTATTGTGATTGCTATTTTAGGGGTTAAACTAAGTTTGTCATTATATGAGCACTTCTCCCCTGCTACAGCTTTTGCTCGGTTTTTAGCCAGCCATACAATGGAAATTTTAGTTTCAGCTATTACCGTTCTTTTGTTTGTAGTTCCCGTAGCTACCAGCTATCTCTTCAGATTTCCAGTCCGCAAAAAATAA
- a CDS encoding ecotin family protein, whose protein sequence is MKSVILFFAILYALNVYSQEKPSYPEPEKGMKRVDLKLPKIENDKEYKVEIRFGIEMNISECSDINDFSFNIKNLEKRYGIPPSRFPYYVLPKEIPTEVLTFYKSNCDKTKTVKKKVLSSQNILQEYNGHIAIPFYIPKDWTLEYRLWKVNSEFKNAEL, encoded by the coding sequence ATGAAAAGTGTAATCTTATTCTTTGCTATTTTATATGCATTAAATGTTTATTCACAAGAAAAGCCCAGTTATCCTGAGCCTGAAAAAGGGATGAAAAGAGTTGATCTTAAACTTCCGAAAATTGAGAATGACAAAGAATATAAAGTTGAAATAAGATTTGGAATTGAAATGAATATTTCTGAATGCTCCGATATTAATGATTTTAGTTTTAATATTAAGAATTTAGAAAAAAGGTATGGAATACCTCCTTCCAGATTCCCCTATTATGTATTACCGAAAGAAATACCTACAGAGGTACTTACTTTTTACAAGTCTAATTGTGATAAAACCAAGACTGTAAAGAAGAAGGTATTAAGCTCGCAGAATATTTTACAAGAATATAACGGGCATATTGCCATTCCGTTCTATATTCCTAAGGACTGGACTCTGGAATACAGGCTCTGGAAGGTAAATTCTGAATTTAAAAATGCAGAACTTTAA